A genome region from Deltaproteobacteria bacterium includes the following:
- a CDS encoding acetyl-CoA carboxylase biotin carboxylase subunit: MDIKSVAVYSDVDREALFANYADESYYLGPSRVSESYLNIPRIMAIAKEAQAEAIHPGYGFLAENPNFAVACEQEGIKFIGPSSRTLEMAGNKIMTRQIMARAGLPVIPGTRGKIKDLAHATRFSKSTGYPVIIKPAFGGGGIGMKVIEREEELLSALESSQTMARQAFGDDEIFIEKYLPKPRHIEFQVLADEKGNILHLGERECTIQRRHQKILEETPSPIMTRALRQEMGRVAVAAARALNYTNVGTIEFIYSEGQFYFLEVNARIQVEHAITEIVTGVDLVKEQIRIAAGLPLDIYPEDITLNGWAIECRINAEDPLNNFAPCPGKLAGYRSPGGIGIRVDSGVHTRYTIPPFYDPMISKLIIWGRDRQETIERAKRALYEYIIVGVRTNIPFLKAVVSNPSFIKGEMTTHFIEEERELFQDMLRIIEKEKSLQEKLETIFNPRRKMAAIAMALEAYRGQA, encoded by the coding sequence ATGGACATTAAGAGCGTGGCGGTTTATTCGGACGTGGACCGCGAAGCCCTCTTCGCCAACTATGCCGACGAGTCTTATTACCTGGGGCCCTCTCGGGTATCGGAAAGTTACCTGAATATCCCCCGAATCATGGCCATTGCCAAGGAAGCCCAGGCCGAGGCCATCCACCCGGGCTACGGATTTCTGGCCGAGAACCCGAACTTTGCCGTGGCCTGCGAACAGGAGGGAATCAAGTTCATCGGTCCATCCAGCCGGACCTTGGAGATGGCCGGGAATAAGATCATGACCCGCCAGATCATGGCCCGGGCCGGGCTTCCGGTGATTCCGGGAACTCGGGGTAAGATCAAGGATTTGGCCCATGCCACCCGTTTTTCCAAATCCACCGGTTATCCGGTAATCATCAAGCCGGCCTTTGGCGGCGGGGGGATCGGCATGAAGGTGATCGAGCGGGAAGAAGAATTACTTTCCGCCCTGGAGTCCTCCCAGACCATGGCCCGCCAGGCTTTCGGCGATGACGAAATCTTTATCGAGAAATACCTTCCCAAACCCAGGCACATCGAGTTTCAGGTTCTGGCGGATGAGAAGGGGAATATCCTCCATCTGGGCGAGCGGGAATGCACCATCCAGCGCCGCCATCAGAAAATTCTCGAGGAGACTCCCTCCCCCATCATGACCCGGGCCCTGCGCCAGGAAATGGGCCGGGTGGCCGTGGCTGCCGCCCGGGCCCTGAATTACACCAACGTCGGGACCATCGAATTCATTTACTCCGAAGGACAATTTTATTTCCTCGAGGTCAACGCCCGCATCCAGGTGGAGCACGCCATCACCGAGATTGTTACCGGCGTGGACCTGGTGAAAGAGCAGATCAGGATCGCTGCCGGTCTTCCTTTGGACATCTACCCGGAGGATATCACCCTGAACGGCTGGGCCATTGAGTGCCGCATCAACGCCGAAGATCCCTTGAACAATTTTGCTCCCTGCCCGGGAAAGCTCGCGGGCTATCGCTCCCCGGGCGGCATCGGCATCCGGGTGGACAGCGGTGTGCACACCCGGTACACCATCCCTCCTTTCTACGATCCCATGATCTCGAAGCTGATCATCTGGGGCCGGGACCGGCAGGAAACCATTGAAAGAGCCAAGCGGGCGCTTTATGAATACATCATCGTCGGCGTGCGCACGAATATTCCTTTCCTTAAAGCGGTAGTCAGCAACCCCTCTTTTATCAAGGGCGAGATGACCACCCATTTCATCGAGGAAGAGCGGGAACTTTTTCAGGATATGCTGCGTATCATCGAGAAGGAGAAGTCCCTACAAGAGAAGCTGGAGACTATCTTTAACCCCCGGCGGAAGATGGCGGCTATAGCCATGGCTCTTGAGGCTTACCGGGGGCAGGCGTAA
- the hisI gene encoding phosphoribosyl-AMP cyclohydrolase: MSDLEIDFARGQGLIPAIVQDWETGEVLMVAYMNPESWAKTQETGQACFWSRSRKKLWLKGETSGHVQIIKEVYIDCDNDALLLKVEQVGGAACHTGYRTCFYRRIVNNETETVGERVFDPKEVYGG, translated from the coding sequence ATGAGTGACTTGGAAATTGATTTTGCCAGAGGACAGGGGTTGATCCCGGCCATCGTCCAGGACTGGGAGACGGGCGAAGTGTTGATGGTGGCTTACATGAACCCTGAGAGTTGGGCCAAAACGCAGGAGACAGGCCAAGCCTGTTTCTGGTCCCGCTCGCGCAAGAAACTCTGGCTCAAGGGTGAAACCTCGGGCCATGTCCAAATCATCAAAGAGGTCTACATCGATTGCGATAACGACGCCCTCCTGCTGAAAGTGGAGCAAGTCGGCGGAGCAGCCTGCCATACCGGGTACCGTACCTGCTTTTACCGCCGGATCGTGAACAATGAGACGGAAACCGTTGGCGAACGCGTCTTTGATCCCAAGGAGGTTTACGGTGGATAA